AATAGATTGTTTACTTCTGCTAATGCAATCCTCTTTTGACAGGCCGAGTCATATCTATTCACTGCTATTGAAGGTATTGAACCTTTGCTTTTCATTTCCCTTATACCAGTTTCTAAACATTGAAAAGCAACACTTGATAGATCTCTTCCTTCTGCTGCGGCCCATACTTTCAAAAGATAAGTAAGATTTGATGGTACTGAGATCTGTACTTTGTTTGAATTTGAAGTATTTAATGCAATATCATCGAGACTAATTTCTTTAGAGGAAATAGTTTCTTTAACCTTTTTCTTCAAAAATTTTACTTGGCTTATAGCGTCCTCTTTATTCTTTATTTTTTGTTCTATTTCAAACAACTCTTCTTCGGAATTAATTAAAGCTTCTAATGCCCATTTAGCATCATCTTTCGCAACTGCGGTTCTATCGAGCCATTCATCTCTTATTTTTGACCAATTACTAGGCATAAGCTTTATAAGATAATTCTATGATATATAAATCTATATAGATTGTCTATGAATTCTAAATAGATTAAATATAGATTGTTTAAAGTTTTAATTCTATTTTTAATAATTCCTCGTCTTAGAAATAATCTTTTACAAAAATTGAAACTGCAGAATCCATCCAATGTGATTTTAGAGGTATTTTTTCGCTAATTGAAAACGATATATTTGATAATTAAATCTTATGAAATTTTAATTATTTGTTTATTTAATTAAAAACTTTTGAGCCTTTAATCTCTTTCAATAAGTTCAATTTTATAACCATCAGGATCCTCAACAAAAGCCAAGACAGTAGTACTGTTTTTCATTGTTTTAGGTTTGGTCGTTATTTTACAACCATTTTTTTCTAATCTTTGGCAAATTAGATGAATATCTTTTACTCCAATAGCTATATGACCATATTTATCTCCAAGCTCATAGTCTTCAGACTTTTTGTCCCAGTTATAAGTTAATTCAATTACTGAGTTTTCTTTTTCTGATCCATAACCAACAAATGCCAAAGTGAATTTTCCATGAGGGTAATCCTTTTTTCGTAATAAATTCATTCCTAATCTATTGACGTAGAAATCAATGGATTTATCTAAATCTCCAACCCTCAACATTGTATGTAGGATACGCATTTTGAATTATGAACCTGAATCAATTATCTAATATTTAATAACCATCTGCCAAAGTTGATTTTTTCGAAAGTAGTCTTTTTATTAAGTTCAAAAAATTAGGTTAAAATATGAATACGAAATTTCAATAACATATTGAATCAAATATTCCAAAGACTCTCATCAGTATTTTTATATACTTTGCCATTAAAGGCATCAATACCTTTTGGATATTATTTGTTCTATAAATATTCATTTTTAAAAATACTATTATTACTAACTTTTCCGATAGCAATAATTGAAAAATCTTTGCCTTTTGGTAGTTTTTTATTATTTATAATTCTGTTTGCTGGATTAGTAAGAAATCCAAATGTCCCCTATTTCGTTAGATATAACGCATGCCAAGCATTACTTATCGATATTGCTTTGATAATAATTTCATATCTCTTGAGAATATTTCCCATAGTTGAATTAGGCTCAATAATTTTTATATTTATACTATGTATTTTTATTTATTCGATTTCTCAATGTATTTATGGAGTTGAACCTGAAATTCCCTTAATTAGTAAATCTGTAAGAATGCAAATTTAAAAAGATTTTTAGATTTACTGACTTTCTTTAGCACTCATTCAGAATAGATTCCCATCTTTGTTGACTTGCCTTTATCGCTTGCATTGGCGGATTAGCCCCCTCTATTTCAAAGGCTTTAATTAATGATTTATTAGCTAATAGACCTAATCTCGCTGCCTCTCTTTGCCTAGAGCATACTTTTTTTCTTGATCCCTCTTTTAGACTGCTTTCGATTTCTTTAAGAATCTGGCTAGCTTCATTCGATTTAGAATAAAAATCATTCATATAAACATCAAGTGCCGTATCAGCAAAGATTTCAACTGGAGAAAATATTGTGACTAAGCACACTATAAAACTTATAAATACAAATATTTTCATAAGAATCTTAAGTAAATTTTTTCTCCGATCTCTTTAATACTAAATAAAAGATAAGAACACTAATTGTTCCAGATGGGCCTATTAAAACATGCCAAAATTGATCGCCACTAATTGAGAGCCTTGTGCCAAAGAAAGTCGTGAAAATAATACCAAATATTGGGTAAAGAATAAATAGCCAATCTTTAAAAACTCTTTGCCAATTTATAATTAGAAGGATACTTATTATTACTTGAAAAAGGAGAGAAATAGTTTTATCAAAAGAAAAATATGAGATTATTGAACATAAAGAAATACAAATATTAGCTTTTTGAATAAATTTATTTTTAATAACTGATATAGATAAACATGTTAGACCTAAAGATAGGAAAGAATAAAATAACCAATTCAATAAAGAGGAGTGATCTACATAAATCCAAGATGTTTGGGTATGATCTATCATTTCAGAAATCGATGCCAATCCTAAAAAAATAAAACCGAAAGGTATCAATTTGTTCTTGCTTATATGTTTGAATTTATTAATCGATCTAATACCTAATAATATTGGGATGATTGCCGCTTGAAAGTGGGCAAATAATAAAATTGAAAAAAACAAAATAAATTCTCAAATTTAATTCACCCTAATTTAAAAAAAACAGTTTAGGGTCACCTTAGTAGAGAAATGTACCATTGCCCGATTACTATAATCAATATTGTGAGAACAAAAGGGAAAGCAGGATATCGTGTTTGAAAATTAGCAGGTGGCCAAGGAGACCATGATATTAATCTTCCTTGCGGTTCATTTGAAATAACTTTTTTTTTTGATTTTTTGGATATTAAATTATCTGTGGCAAATCCTTTATTCATAATTTAAATAAAATTTATCCTAACAAAAACGTTTCAGAAAGGTGTTTTTATTATTAGGTTCTCTTTATTTGAACGGAGGGGGTGTCCATAGAGTCCATTCAGAA
This region of Prochlorococcus sp. MIT 0604 genomic DNA includes:
- a CDS encoding VHS domain-containing protein encodes the protein MPSNWSKIRDEWLDRTAVAKDDAKWALEALINSEEELFEIEQKIKNKEDAISQVKFLKKKVKETISSKEISLDDIALNTSNSNKVQISVPSNLTYLLKVWAAAEGRDLSSVAFQCLETGIREMKSKGSIPSIAVNRYDSACQKRIALAEVNNLLEKYELAQDEIK
- the gloA gene encoding lactoylglutathione lyase — translated: MRILHTMLRVGDLDKSIDFYVNRLGMNLLRKKDYPHGKFTLAFVGYGSEKENSVIELTYNWDKKSEDYELGDKYGHIAIGVKDIHLICQRLEKNGCKITTKPKTMKNSTTVLAFVEDPDGYKIELIERD
- a CDS encoding Tic20 family protein, translating into MNQIFQRLSSVFLYTLPLKASIPFGYYLFYKYSFLKILLLLTFPIAIIEKSLPFGSFLLFIILFAGLVRNPNVPYFVRYNACQALLIDIALIIISYLLRIFPIVELGSIIFIFILCIFIYSISQCIYGVEPEIPLISKSVRMQI